A genome region from Aphelocoma coerulescens isolate FSJ_1873_10779 chromosome Z unlocalized genomic scaffold, UR_Acoe_1.0 ChrZ, whole genome shotgun sequence includes the following:
- the LOC138102972 gene encoding uncharacterized protein, translating to MALLSLLFVLVQSLIQYPQPAGDGLDEATHRRMQEREELLDREMARLLQELEQGPLEQQDEGWGALLFGALQQWPFWALAGLLLLLGLWFSCRRSPEASETNSSGKDQSSCKTLGEEKEKEKEEDSLDSKGDGETIDVTVEADDSGSGNEGEGSPVAANEGDDDDANERDEDVKLKKDSDVKSDDGHDAKKDEGWSDGNMPGYNTAEGNEQEPGNVTGGVEDLDEVNEGENKDVKVEPDKDAGKEDGDGNEEKTDDAYMKAGNSDDVNKGVYEVDGKEEKADVKVQESSDASEQQSSDWIGQEDTSDGGKAIDHSGFAATEEKTTHLGNEETSVANRDEKQGDANANGEKNEDAKEGEQGHVATSEKEGYAGKGKGSRGGIEEDARDAGNKRGILLVDRIQCPVEDVEKGRSVAAELMESFTRVFIDSVSNSFYPVPQEAIGVGSAFEGWSPREQDGVYRVLVPLNPPPGHAFHLELNSGGQMAARTFCVRVELEELRRKQKPSLLETLCTGSYLDVEKTSHWFYQLVRCSWLHLPQSYSWHLVFQPRSRSCQFWLSKGKKSLVVEMLFGVRHGDSDIFAVSQPTEAQTGGSSIFVSSQPADSIASTAWPETYAVAEAKFFQHVARQVPCESLHLKCLQLFTCILRGTGFSSSTWKTVVMHVLTTVPLSQWRRREFARRLWDIMAYLRRCLQLKRLEHFVLGNQRLPAEISLPPAMRAVEPLNLFEHLAQDPAAHAEAMRAYGQLRFRLWMLLSGH from the exons ATGGCTTTATTGTCATTGCTCTTCGTGCTCGtgcaaagcctgatccagtacccccagccagctggggatgggctggatgagGCCACGCACCGGCGAATGCAGGAGCGTGAGGAGCTGCTTGACCGCGAGATGgctcggctgctgcaggagctggagcaagggcccctggagcagcaggacgagggctggggagccctgctctttggtgccctgcagcagtggccattctgggctcttgctggactcctgctcctcttgggcCTGTGGTTTAGCTGCAGGAGGAGTCCTGAAGCCAGCGAAACcaacagcagcggcaaggaccagagctcctgcaagaccttgggagaggagaaggaaaaagaaaaggaagaagacagtTTGGATTCCAAGGGAGATGGAGAAACCATAGATGTGACTGTGGAGGCAGATGACAGCGGCAGtggaaatgaaggagaaggcagtcctgtggctgcaaaTGAAGGAGACGATGATGATGCCAATGAACGAGATGAAGATGTGAAGTTGAAGAAAGACAGTGATGTTAAAAGTGACGATGGCCATGATGCAAAGAAAGATGAAGGCTGGAGTGATGGGAATATGCCAGGATACAATACTGCCGAAGGAAATGAACAAGAACCTGGCAATGTTACTGGAGGTGTGGAAGACCTAGATGAagtaaatgaaggagaaaacaaggatgtgAAGGTGGAGCCAGACAAGGATGCTGGAAAGGAAGACggagatggaaatgaagaaaaaaccgaTGATGCGTATATGAAGGCAGGCAACAGTGATGATGTAAATAAAGGAGTATACGAGGtagatggaaaggaagaaaaagcagatgtgaAGGTGCAGGAAAGCAGTGATGCCAGTGAACAACAAAGCAGTGATTGGATTGGGCAGGAAGACACCAGTGATGGTGGGAAGGCAATAGACCACAGTGGGTTTGCTGCAACTGAGGAAAAAACCACTCACCTTGGAAATGAAGAGACCAGTGTTGCAAACAGAGATGAGAAACAGGGTGATGCAAATGCGAATGGAGAGAAGAATGAAGATGCAAAAGAAGGAGAACAAGGTCATGTGGCTACCAGTGAAAAAGAAGGCTATGCTGGCAAGGGCAAAGGCAGCCGTGGTGGAATTGAAGAAGACGCCCGTGACGCTGGGAATAAGCGAGGGATCCTATTAGTGGATCGCATACAGTGTCCCGTCGAGGACGTGGAGAAAGGTCGCTCAGTGGCAGCTGAGCTGATGGAGAGCTTCACGCGTGTCTTTATTGACAGCGTGAGCAATAGTTTCTATCCGGTGCCTCAAGAAGCCAtcggggtgggcagtgcctttgAGGGTTGGAGTCCCCGTGAGCAGGATGGGGTGTACCGCGTGCTGGTCCCACTGAATCCCCCACCGGGACACGccttccacctggagctgaacagtggagggcagatggcagcaaggaccttctgcgtccgtgtggagctg gaggagctgcggcggaagcagaagcccagcctCCTAGAGACACTCTGCACCGGCTCCTACCTGGACGTGGAGAAAACCTCCCACTGGTTCTACCAGCTGGTGAGATGCTCAtggctgcatttgcctcagtCGTACTCATGGCACTTGGTGTTTCAGCCCCGCAGCCGGTCCTGCCAATTCTGGCTGAGCAAAGGCAAGAAGAGCCTGGTGGTGGAGATGTTGTTTGGGGTGCGCCACGGGGACTCCGACATCTTTGCGGTcagccagcccacagaggcCCAGACAGGCGGCTCCAGCATCTTTGTGAGCAGCCAGCCCGCCGACTCCATCGCAAGCACAGCGTGGCCTGAGACGtacgctgtggcagaggcaaaaTTCTTCCAGCACGTCGccaggcaggtgccgtgtgagagcttgcacctgaaatgcctgcagctcttcacctgCATCCTGAGGGGCACAGGTTTTTCCAGCTCGACCTGGAAGACTGTGGTCATGCACGTGCTGACCACCGTACCGCTGTCCCAGTGGCGCAGGAGGGAATTTGCACGGCGGCTGTGGGACATCATGGCATACCTGCGCCGCTGCCTGCAGTTGAAACGCCTGGAGCACTTTGTCCTAGGCAACCAGAGGCTTCCTGCAGAGATCAGCTTGCCGCCGGCAATGCGAGCGGTCGAGCCGCTCAACCTCTTTGAGCACCTGGCCCAAGATCCGGCCGCCCACGCAGAGGCGATGCGAGCTTACGGTCAGCTGCGATTTCGCCTCTGGATGCTGCTCTCCGGCCACTGA